Proteins co-encoded in one Sulfuricystis thermophila genomic window:
- a CDS encoding PTS sugar transporter subunit IIA: protein MIGILLITHDTLGEALLQCACHVLNKRPVQLLQLGVAAGDDPNDLLPLAKKMLKLVDSGDGVLILTDIYGASPANLAGKLLKPGHVEGIAGVNLPMLLRALSYRDRDMETLLKRTTGGGRDGVLDMLRH from the coding sequence ATGATTGGCATTCTTCTCATCACTCACGATACGCTGGGTGAGGCACTGTTGCAGTGCGCCTGCCATGTGCTCAACAAACGGCCGGTGCAATTGTTGCAACTGGGTGTGGCCGCCGGCGACGACCCGAACGACCTCCTGCCGCTGGCGAAAAAGATGCTCAAGCTCGTCGACAGCGGCGATGGGGTGCTGATCCTCACCGACATCTATGGCGCCTCGCCGGCAAACCTCGCCGGCAAGCTGCTCAAGCCCGGCCATGTCGAAGGCATCGCCGGCGTCAATCTGCCGATGCTGCTGCGGGCGCTTTCCTACCGCGACCGCGACATGGAGACGCTGTTGAAGCGCACCACCGGCGGTGGCCGCGATGGCGTGCTCGACATGTTGAGACATTGA
- a CDS encoding HPr family phosphocarrier protein, producing the protein MPKAEATIVNKLGLHARASAKLTQLAGSFPCEVWMEKNGRRINAKSIMGVMMLAAAKGSTVTIDTEGERADEALAAILALIADRFGEDE; encoded by the coding sequence ATGCCGAAAGCCGAAGCGACGATCGTCAACAAGCTGGGGCTGCACGCGCGCGCCTCGGCGAAACTCACCCAGCTGGCCGGCAGCTTTCCCTGCGAGGTATGGATGGAAAAGAATGGCCGCCGCATCAACGCCAAGAGCATCATGGGCGTGATGATGTTGGCCGCCGCCAAGGGCAGCACCGTGACCATCGACACCGAAGGCGAGCGTGCCGATGAAGCGCTCGCCGCGATCCTCGCGCTGATCGCGGATCGTTTCGGCGAGGACGAATAA
- the ptsP gene encoding phosphoenolpyruvate--protein phosphotransferase, whose protein sequence is MSFTVHGLAVSQGIAIGRAHLISHAIFEVVHYSIRERDIPAEIARFDAALAAVRAELAALNAEAAQPGAPSELAALVGVHALFLDDPLLANVPKDLIRERRCNAEWALVQQMKELVAQFDEIDDSYLRERRQDIVQVVERLLRALSGKPRRLSKKGNDAEIVIVAHDLSPADTIQFKHLKIAGFVTDLGGATSHTAIVARSLAIPAVVGLHHARALVREDDLVIVDGRRGVLIVDPDERVLEEYRLRKREFELERSKLKRLKSARAVTLDDVEISLQANIELPQDIEQVRQAGADGVGLFRTEFLFMNRDTLPDEDEQFEAYRQVAKALAGKPVTIRTLDIGADKTARALNGAERQVPNPALGLRAIRYCLAEPQIFLAQLRAILRAAHFGQVRILVPMLAHHSEIVQTLAMVEQAKQQLRERRCKFAENVAIGGMIEIPAAALALGPFLRHLQFLSIGTNDLIQYLLAIDRTDEAVAHLYDPLHPAVLRLLAQVIQTANKAEMPVAICGELAGDPKLTRLLLGMGLRQFSMHPTQLLEVKQQVVMADTERLATKVAKILRSDEPERIREMVEAL, encoded by the coding sequence ATGTCTTTCACCGTGCATGGCCTCGCCGTTTCCCAGGGCATCGCCATCGGCCGTGCCCATCTGATCTCGCATGCCATCTTCGAGGTGGTCCATTATTCGATCCGCGAGCGTGACATTCCTGCCGAGATCGCCCGCTTCGACGCGGCGCTCGCCGCGGTGCGCGCGGAGCTCGCCGCCCTGAATGCAGAAGCCGCCCAACCGGGCGCACCGAGCGAACTCGCCGCGCTGGTCGGTGTCCATGCGCTGTTCCTCGACGATCCGTTGCTCGCCAACGTGCCGAAGGACTTGATCCGCGAGCGGCGCTGTAACGCCGAGTGGGCGCTGGTGCAGCAGATGAAAGAACTCGTCGCGCAGTTCGACGAAATCGACGACAGCTATCTGCGCGAGCGCCGCCAGGACATCGTCCAGGTGGTCGAACGCCTCCTGCGCGCGCTCTCCGGCAAGCCGCGCCGGTTGTCGAAGAAAGGCAATGATGCCGAGATCGTCATCGTCGCGCACGATCTCTCCCCTGCCGACACGATCCAGTTCAAGCACCTGAAGATCGCCGGCTTCGTCACCGACCTGGGCGGTGCCACCTCGCATACCGCGATCGTCGCCCGCAGCCTCGCCATTCCCGCCGTCGTCGGTCTGCACCACGCGCGTGCGCTGGTGCGCGAGGACGACCTGGTCATCGTCGATGGCCGGCGCGGCGTTTTGATCGTCGATCCCGACGAGCGCGTGCTCGAAGAATACCGCTTGCGCAAGCGCGAATTCGAGCTCGAGCGCTCGAAGCTCAAGCGCCTGAAGAGTGCGCGCGCCGTCACCCTCGACGACGTCGAGATCAGCCTGCAGGCCAACATCGAGCTGCCGCAGGACATCGAACAGGTGCGCCAGGCGGGCGCGGACGGCGTGGGCCTGTTCCGCACAGAGTTCCTGTTCATGAACCGCGATACGCTGCCGGACGAGGACGAGCAGTTTGAAGCCTACCGTCAGGTCGCCAAGGCGCTCGCCGGCAAACCGGTGACGATCCGCACCCTCGACATCGGCGCCGACAAGACGGCACGCGCACTGAACGGTGCGGAGCGCCAGGTGCCGAACCCGGCGCTGGGCCTGCGGGCGATTCGCTATTGCCTGGCCGAGCCGCAGATCTTCCTCGCCCAGCTGCGCGCGATCCTGCGTGCCGCGCATTTCGGCCAGGTGCGCATCCTGGTGCCGATGCTCGCGCATCACAGCGAGATCGTCCAGACGCTGGCGATGGTCGAGCAGGCCAAGCAACAGCTCCGCGAGCGGCGTTGCAAGTTCGCGGAAAACGTCGCCATCGGCGGCATGATCGAGATTCCCGCTGCCGCACTGGCGCTCGGGCCGTTTCTGCGCCATTTGCAATTCCTCTCGATCGGCACCAACGACCTGATCCAATACTTGCTGGCGATCGACCGCACCGACGAAGCGGTCGCCCACCTCTACGATCCGCTGCATCCCGCCGTGCTGCGCCTCTTGGCCCAGGTGATCCAGACCGCGAACAAGGCGGAAATGCCGGTGGCCATCTGCGGCGAGCTCGCCGGCGACCCGAAACTCACCCGGCTGCTGCTCGGCATGGGATTGCGGCAGTTTTCGATGCACCCGACGCAATTGCTCGAAGTGAAGCAGCAGGTCGTGATGGCCGATACCGAGCGGCTCGCCACGAAGGTGGCGAAAATCCTGCGCTCAGACGAGCCGGAGCGGATACGCGAAATGGTCGAAGCGCTCTGA
- a CDS encoding NlpC/P60 family protein: MKKALTTLLFLLSTAAAPARADETAAQLPQLPAEQATTVELAPPASFMSRAVDQVGSTIERALDFLGIRYKRGGGSPETGFDCSGFVRYVYGETLGLVLPHSARAIAQTGEKVDKSELRPGDLVFFNTMRRAFSHVGIYLGDNLFVHAPRSGARVRIEDMSDRYWSRRYNGARRIRP, translated from the coding sequence ATGAAAAAAGCCCTGACCACGCTCCTGTTTCTGCTCAGCACTGCCGCTGCGCCCGCTCGAGCCGATGAAACGGCGGCGCAGCTGCCGCAGCTGCCGGCGGAGCAAGCCACGACGGTCGAACTGGCGCCGCCCGCTTCCTTCATGTCACGTGCGGTCGACCAGGTGGGAAGCACGATCGAGCGCGCGCTCGACTTCCTCGGCATCCGTTACAAACGTGGCGGCGGCTCCCCGGAAACCGGTTTCGACTGCTCGGGCTTCGTGCGCTACGTCTATGGTGAAACGCTCGGCCTGGTCCTGCCGCACTCTGCCCGTGCCATCGCCCAGACAGGTGAGAAGGTCGACAAGAGCGAATTGCGGCCCGGCGACCTCGTCTTCTTCAACACGATGCGGCGCGCCTTCTCGCATGTCGGCATCTATCTGGGCGACAATTTGTTCGTCCATGCGCCGCGTTCCGGCGCGCGCGTGCGCATCGAGGACATGAGCGACCGTTACTGGAGCCGCCGCTACAACGGGGCGCGGCGTATCCGGCCGTAA
- the metX gene encoding homoserine O-succinyltransferase MetX produces the protein MTERSSIGPVEARRVAFAEPFVFAAGKALPHWELVYETYGRLNAARTNAILVCHALSGHHHVAGWYADNPKNVGWWDNMIGPGKPIDTERFFVVGVNNLGGCHGSTGPASINPDTQEPWGADFPVVTVPDWVRAQAKLADHLGIDQWAAVVGGSLGGMQALQWTIDLPERVRHALVIAAAPKLTAENIAFNDVARQAIITDPDFHGGHFYRHGTRPQRGLRLARMLGHITYLSDDQMAEKFGRKRRAGAGSYGFDVEFEVESYLHYQGDKFAGIFDANTYLLMTRALDYFDPAAPYGDDLAAALASAKAGFLVISFSTDWRFSPARSREIVNALVKNKQPVSYAEIASQHGHDSFLMDDRHYHAVVAAYMANVKT, from the coding sequence ATGACCGAGCGCAGCAGCATTGGGCCGGTCGAGGCGCGACGCGTCGCCTTTGCTGAGCCTTTCGTTTTCGCCGCCGGTAAGGCCCTGCCGCATTGGGAACTGGTCTACGAGACCTACGGCCGGCTCAATGCCGCGCGCACGAACGCGATCCTCGTCTGTCACGCGCTCTCCGGCCACCACCACGTCGCCGGCTGGTATGCCGACAACCCGAAGAACGTCGGCTGGTGGGACAACATGATCGGGCCCGGCAAGCCGATCGACACCGAGCGCTTCTTCGTCGTCGGGGTGAATAATCTCGGCGGCTGCCACGGCTCGACCGGCCCTGCCTCGATCAACCCTGACACCCAGGAGCCCTGGGGCGCGGATTTCCCGGTCGTCACCGTGCCCGACTGGGTGAGAGCCCAAGCGAAACTGGCCGACCATCTCGGCATCGACCAATGGGCGGCGGTGGTCGGCGGCAGCTTGGGCGGCATGCAGGCACTGCAATGGACGATCGATCTCCCCGAGCGCGTGCGCCATGCGCTGGTGATCGCTGCCGCGCCGAAGCTCACCGCCGAGAACATCGCCTTCAACGACGTCGCCCGCCAGGCGATCATCACCGATCCGGATTTTCATGGCGGGCATTTCTATCGCCACGGCACGCGGCCGCAGCGCGGCCTGCGCCTGGCGCGCATGCTCGGCCACATCACCTATCTGTCGGACGACCAGATGGCCGAGAAATTCGGCCGCAAGCGGCGTGCCGGCGCCGGCAGCTACGGCTTCGACGTCGAATTCGAGGTCGAGTCTTACCTGCACTATCAGGGTGACAAGTTCGCCGGCATCTTCGATGCCAACACCTATCTGTTGATGACCCGGGCGCTGGACTATTTCGATCCTGCCGCGCCTTACGGTGACGATCTCGCCGCCGCGCTCGCCAGCGCCAAAGCAGGTTTCCTGGTCATCTCGTTCTCCACCGACTGGCGCTTTTCGCCGGCCAGAAGCCGCGAAATCGTCAACGCGCTGGTGAAGAACAAGCAGCCGGTGAGTTACGCCGAGATCGCCAGCCAGCACGGCCACGATTCCTTCCTGATGGACGACCGTCATTACCACGCCGTCGTCGCTGCCTACATGGCCAACGTGAAGACATGA
- the metW gene encoding methionine biosynthesis protein MetW has product MTHALKRPDFDLIAGWMKPGESVLDLGCGAGELLLLLAERGLRGWGIERDPGHVLAAIENGVNVIQSDLEEGLAGFEDDAFDHVVLSRTLQTMRHTQQILAEMLRVGREAVVSFPNFAYWKNRLAILSGRMPVSEDLPYQWYDTPNVRFFTMLDFESLCADMGLVIRDRQVLDEHGALVTEEHNFLGSLAVYRIGRSGS; this is encoded by the coding sequence ATGACGCACGCCTTGAAACGCCCCGATTTCGATCTCATCGCCGGTTGGATGAAACCTGGCGAGAGCGTGCTCGACCTGGGCTGCGGCGCGGGCGAGCTGCTTCTGCTGCTCGCCGAGCGAGGCTTGCGCGGCTGGGGTATCGAGCGTGACCCCGGCCATGTGCTGGCGGCGATCGAAAATGGCGTCAATGTGATCCAGAGCGACCTCGAAGAAGGGCTCGCCGGCTTCGAGGACGATGCCTTCGACCATGTCGTGCTCTCGCGCACCTTGCAGACGATGCGCCACACGCAGCAGATCCTCGCCGAGATGCTGCGCGTCGGCCGCGAGGCCGTGGTCTCGTTTCCGAATTTCGCCTACTGGAAGAACCGCCTCGCGATCCTCTCCGGCCGCATGCCGGTCTCGGAAGACCTGCCCTACCAGTGGTATGACACGCCGAACGTGCGTTTCTTCACGATGCTCGACTTCGAGAGTCTCTGCGCCGACATGGGCCTCGTCATCCGCGACCGCCAGGTGCTCGACGAACACGGCGCACTCGTCACCGAAGAGCACAACTTCCTCGGCAGCCTCGCGGTCTATCGGATCGGCCGCAGCGGCTCGTGA
- a CDS encoding putative bifunctional diguanylate cyclase/phosphodiesterase: protein MLTARDCLCPRHRVVGAMQRYRDVAAKNGNEVLVYAVFEEDGDGNRFLGLVEVREAALFPARVFADLLVRRQPPVLAPDTPVDEVWARLEQERCDYLPIVEADGAFRGVVSRLSLVAALMEQERALNEERERLIGNLRCELENRKIAAAVFDATAEGIMVTDAQGRILLVNAAFCRTTGYAEEEAIGQTPALLKSGRHDAAFYAAMWREIDESGSWEGEIWNRRKSGEIYPEWLHIDVVRDEQGAPRYYVGVFADIGTHKELRAQLMHLAYHDALTGLPNRRLLLDRLGQAIARAQRNDTEVGVLFLDLDRFKDINDTHGHGIGDRILVEAARRLTGLVRANDTVARLGGDEFAVIVEDIEDEASLVDIAEKLLSAFTEPFTVDAREFFLAASVGIARYPGDGDTVETLLMNADTAMYGAKQQGRSCYKFFASDMHLRLARRIEAADVLRKALGSSGLTLAWQPQVRLADGAIAGVEVLLRLARHEGISLPSPAELVAAAEESGLIKLLGQWVLREACELGTRLNGGMRDFGIAVNFSPLQFDHGCAPQVLELIEASGLPPQRLEVEITESALASENEQLIRSLETFASAGIAIAVDDFGTGYSNLGNLLRLHVDKLKIDQAFVGGLEHDEKSRKIVQTIIQMGRSLGMTVVAEGVETETQAQILRDFGCDLAQGYLFARPLAFEDFARLLSGGELTTH from the coding sequence ATGCTGACCGCCCGCGACTGCCTGTGCCCGCGTCATCGCGTCGTCGGCGCGATGCAGCGCTATCGCGACGTGGCCGCGAAGAACGGCAACGAGGTGCTGGTGTATGCGGTCTTCGAGGAAGATGGTGACGGCAACCGTTTCCTCGGACTGGTGGAAGTCCGCGAAGCGGCGCTGTTCCCGGCGCGGGTATTCGCCGATCTCCTGGTGCGGCGTCAGCCGCCCGTCCTTGCGCCTGACACGCCGGTCGACGAGGTCTGGGCGCGGCTCGAGCAGGAGCGCTGTGATTACCTGCCGATCGTCGAGGCCGACGGCGCATTTCGGGGCGTGGTTTCGAGGCTGTCGCTCGTTGCCGCCCTGATGGAGCAAGAACGCGCGCTCAACGAGGAGCGCGAGCGCCTGATCGGCAATCTGCGCTGCGAGCTGGAAAACCGCAAGATCGCCGCCGCGGTGTTCGATGCCACGGCCGAGGGCATCATGGTCACCGATGCGCAAGGCCGCATCCTGCTCGTCAATGCCGCCTTCTGCCGCACCACCGGCTATGCCGAGGAAGAGGCGATCGGCCAGACGCCGGCATTGCTCAAGTCGGGTCGTCACGATGCCGCGTTCTATGCCGCGATGTGGCGCGAGATCGACGAGTCGGGTTCCTGGGAAGGCGAAATCTGGAACCGTCGCAAGAGCGGCGAGATCTACCCCGAATGGCTGCACATCGACGTGGTGCGCGACGAGCAGGGCGCGCCTCGCTATTACGTCGGCGTGTTCGCCGACATCGGCACGCACAAGGAGCTGCGCGCGCAGCTGATGCATCTCGCCTATCACGATGCGCTGACCGGACTGCCGAACCGTCGCCTGCTGCTCGACCGTCTCGGCCAGGCGATCGCCCGCGCCCAACGCAACGACACCGAAGTCGGCGTGCTGTTCCTCGACCTCGACCGCTTCAAGGACATCAACGATACCCACGGCCACGGCATCGGCGACCGTATTCTGGTCGAGGCGGCTCGCCGGCTGACCGGGCTGGTGCGCGCCAACGACACGGTGGCGCGGCTCGGCGGCGACGAGTTCGCCGTCATCGTCGAGGACATCGAGGACGAAGCCAGCCTGGTCGACATCGCGGAAAAACTGCTCTCCGCATTCACCGAGCCGTTCACCGTCGACGCACGGGAATTCTTCCTCGCCGCCTCGGTCGGTATCGCCCGTTACCCGGGCGACGGCGACACGGTCGAGACCCTGCTGATGAACGCCGATACGGCGATGTATGGCGCCAAGCAGCAGGGTCGCAGTTGCTACAAATTCTTCGCCAGCGACATGCACCTCCGCCTGGCGCGGCGCATCGAGGCGGCGGACGTTCTGCGCAAGGCGCTCGGCTCGTCGGGACTGACGCTTGCCTGGCAGCCCCAGGTGCGGCTTGCCGACGGAGCGATCGCCGGTGTCGAAGTCCTGTTACGCCTGGCCCGCCACGAGGGCATTTCGCTGCCCTCGCCCGCCGAACTCGTCGCCGCCGCCGAAGAATCCGGCCTCATCAAGCTGCTGGGCCAGTGGGTGTTGCGTGAAGCCTGCGAGTTGGGTACGCGCCTGAACGGTGGGATGCGCGACTTCGGCATTGCGGTGAATTTTTCGCCGCTGCAATTCGATCATGGCTGTGCGCCGCAGGTGCTCGAACTGATCGAAGCCAGTGGGCTGCCGCCGCAGCGTCTGGAAGTCGAAATCACCGAAAGCGCGCTCGCCAGCGAAAACGAACAGCTCATCCGCTCGCTGGAAACCTTTGCCAGCGCCGGGATCGCCATCGCGGTGGATGACTTCGGCACCGGTTATTCGAACCTCGGCAACCTGCTGCGCCTGCATGTGGACAAGCTCAAGATCGACCAGGCCTTCGTCGGCGGCCTCGAGCACGATGAAAAGAGCCGCAAGATCGTCCAGACGATCATCCAGATGGGCCGCAGTCTGGGCATGACGGTGGTGGCCGAAGGCGTCGAAACGGAGACCCAGGCGCAGATCCTGCGCGATTTCGGCTGTGATCTGGCGCAAGGTTATCTGTTCGCGCGGCCACTGGCCTTCGAGGATTTCGCCCGGCTGCTCAGCGGCGGAGAGCTGACGACGCACTGA
- a CDS encoding alpha/beta hydrolase, producing the protein MTHKEHVLLDGPAGKIEVFVETRDAPAGIALIAHPHPLYGGTADNKVVTTLARTFRELGCVALRPNFRGVGGSEGVHDHGEGEAEDLLVVHSWARQRFGSELPVYLAGFSFGAHVVTKVAKRLAAAGDAASRLVLVGTAAGMIGPPRSPLTTEARLAAPHGGAHAVLGRPGDGMVAGLRRYETEAVPADTIVIHGAKDTTVPLENVLAWAEPLDLPVVVIPGADHFFHRRLHLIRDIIRRQW; encoded by the coding sequence ATGACGCACAAAGAGCACGTTCTCCTCGACGGCCCGGCGGGCAAGATCGAGGTGTTCGTCGAGACGCGCGATGCGCCGGCCGGCATTGCGTTGATCGCGCATCCGCATCCGCTCTATGGCGGCACCGCCGACAACAAGGTGGTGACGACCCTAGCGCGCACCTTCCGCGAGCTCGGCTGTGTCGCGCTGCGGCCCAATTTCCGCGGCGTCGGCGGCTCAGAAGGCGTGCATGACCACGGCGAGGGCGAAGCCGAGGACCTGCTCGTCGTGCATTCGTGGGCGCGCCAGCGTTTCGGCAGCGAGCTGCCCGTCTATCTCGCCGGCTTCTCTTTTGGCGCCCATGTCGTCACCAAGGTGGCCAAGCGCCTGGCTGCCGCCGGCGATGCGGCGAGCCGGCTAGTGCTGGTCGGCACCGCGGCGGGCATGATTGGCCCCCCACGCTCGCCGCTTACAACAGAAGCGCGGCTCGCTGCCCCCCACGGTGGGGCGCATGCCGTCTTGGGGCGGCCCGGCGACGGCATGGTCGCAGGGCTGCGCCGCTACGAAACCGAGGCCGTGCCGGCCGATACGATCGTCATCCATGGCGCGAAGGACACGACCGTGCCGCTCGAAAACGTGCTCGCCTGGGCCGAGCCGCTCGATTTGCCGGTCGTCGTCATCCCCGGCGCCGACCATTTCTTTCACCGCCGGCTGCACCTGATCCGCGACATCATCCGGCGGCAGTGGTGA
- a CDS encoding (2Fe-2S) ferredoxin domain-containing protein, whose product MSYYQYHLFFCTNQREPGEMCCNNHNAQAMRDYCKEKVKSMGEAIPGKVRVNSAGCLDRCDKGPVIVVYPEAVWYTYVDQEDIDEIVESHLAQGKIVERLLIDNQ is encoded by the coding sequence ATGAGCTACTACCAATATCATCTGTTTTTCTGCACCAACCAGCGCGAGCCGGGCGAGATGTGCTGCAACAACCACAACGCCCAGGCGATGCGCGACTACTGCAAGGAAAAGGTCAAAAGCATGGGTGAGGCGATTCCGGGCAAGGTGCGCGTCAATAGCGCCGGCTGTCTCGACCGCTGTGACAAAGGGCCGGTGATCGTCGTCTATCCCGAAGCCGTCTGGTACACCTACGTCGATCAGGAAGACATCGACGAGATCGTTGAATCGCACCTCGCCCAAGGCAAGATCGTCGAGCGGTTGCTGATCGACAACCAATGA